A window from Zingiber officinale cultivar Zhangliang chromosome 7A, Zo_v1.1, whole genome shotgun sequence encodes these proteins:
- the LOC121999185 gene encoding receptor-like kinase TMK4 — MGQNGQQEFKTEIDVLRKVRHQNLVALLEYCVDCQERLLVYEFMSEGTLGHHLFEWENRNALPLIWKQQLVISLDIARGIEYLHSLAQEIFIHRDLKHANILLDKDLNAKVSDFGLVKLATHNKMSMTTKVAITFGYLAPEYASKWIDLLF, encoded by the coding sequence ATGGGTCAAAATGGCCAACAAGAGTTCAAAACAGAGATTGATGTTCTTAGAAAGGTTAGACATCAGAACTTGGTTGCACTTCTTGAATATTGTGTTGATTGCCAAGAAAGACTTTTGGTGTATGAATTCATGTCAGAGGGTACACTAGGGCATCACTTGTTTGAATGGGAGAATAGAAATGCACTGCCACTTATTTGGAAGCAGCAACTAGTGATTTCTTTGGATATTGCTAGAGGTATTGAGTATTTACACAGTTTGGCCCAAGAGATTTTCATTCATAGGGATTTGAAACATGCTAACATACTACTAGACAAGGATTTGAATGCCAAAGTTTCTGATTTTGGGTTGGTAAAGCTTGCTACACACAACAAAATGTCCATGACGACAAAAGTAGCAATAACTTTTGGATATCTTGCACCTGAATATGCAAGTAAGTGGATTGATTTACTTTTTTAA
- the LOC121999186 gene encoding receptor-like kinase TMK4, with protein sequence MTTNNFSEDFIFGKDGFGIVYKGDLSVTLIAVKRSISGLMGQNGQQEFKTEIDVLRKVRHRNLVALLGYYVDGQERLLVYEFMPKGTLGHHLFEWESGNAPPLSCKQRLVISSLDIARGIEYLHSLAQEIFIHRYLKHANILRDKDLNAKVSDFGLVKLATHNKMSMTTQVARTFGYLAPEYASTRKVSAKVDAYAFGVILLEIITGRKVLVESFLPDDNLVSVFRREFTQEKNKILNSMADRVLEFDDKTQKSLMEVADLAWHCTCREPYQRPDMSHIVNTLSPLIEPWQPPTTNDIENEDDSTYILTEILERCSAAATSKGIPLFLLIFPADEPATGLVYLITTIKYNSALPASGLVNGNN encoded by the exons ATGACCACAAATAATTTTAGTGAGGATTTTATATTTGGCAAGGACGGTTTTGGAATCGTTTACAAAGGAGATCTCAGTGTAACATTAATTGCTGTGAAGAGAAGTATATCTGGTTTGATGGGTCAAAATGGCCAACAAGAGTTCAAAACAGAGATTGATGTTCTTAGAAAGGTTAGACATCGGAACTTGGTTGCACTTCTTGGATATTATGTTGATGGCCAAGAAAGACTTTTGGTGTATGAATTCATGCCAAAGGGTACACTAGGGCATCACTTGTTTGAATGGGAGAGCGGAAATGCACCGCCACTTTCATGTAAGCAACGACTAGTGATTTCTTCTTTGGATATTGCTAGAGGTATTGAGTATTTACACAGTTTGGCCCAAGAGATTTTCATTCACAGGTATTTGAAACATGCTAACATACTACGAGACAAGGATTTGAATGCCAAAGTTTCTGATTTTGGATTGGTAAAGCTTGCTACACACAACAAAATGTCCATGACGACACAAGTAGCAAGAACTTTTGGATATCTTGCACCTGAATATGCAAG CACTAGAAAAGTGTCTGCGAAGGTTGATGCCTACGCATTCGGTGTTATATTATTGGAGATAATTACCGGAAGAAAAGTACTGGTTGAGTCATTCCTTCCTGATGACAATCTTGTATCAGTGTTTCGCAGAGAGTTTActcaagagaaaaataaaattttaaattccatGGCGGACCGAGTCCTTGAATTTGACGATAAGACTCAGAAGAGTCTAATGGAAGTTGCAGACTTGGCTTGGCACTGCACATGTCGTGAACCCTACCAAAGACCTGATATGAGCCATATAGTCAATACACTTTCTCCTCTAATAGAGCCATGGCAACCTCCTACAACCAATGATATAGAGAATGAAGATGACTCAACTTACATTCTAACTGAAATACTTGAAAGATG CTCCGCAGCAGCAACTAGCAAAGGTATTCCACTTTTTTTATTGATCTTCCCTGCTGATGAGCCTGCTACGGGGTTAGTCTACCTCATTACGACTATAAAATATAACAGCGCATTGCCTGCTTCTGGCCTCGTGAATGGCAACAATTAA